GGTGTGTTCCTTGATCTGGTTGACGAGCCTCGCCTCCAGCCAATCGCCCTGCTTCAGGCGAATGACGGTGGGGCCGTCGCCATCGGCGTAATCGTAGATATCGTTGGGCGGGATCGGCGCAGGCTTCAGTTGGCGCTTGCGCGCCTTGGCCGTCAGCGTCACCGCTTTAGGCTGCACGCCGGCCGGCATCTCGGGGGCCACCGGATAGGTCTGGTTGGCGCCCTTGCCGCCCTCGGCCAACGAGCGTGCGGCAAAGTGTCCGACGCCGGCTCCAAGAACGACGCCGCCGAGCGACAGGATCGCTCGGCGGCGGTTGATGGGCAAATGACCCTGTTTTTTAGGCATATCCAGCAAGATCCATCCTGTGACCGCGCCGGGGCATGAGACGCCCCGCCGCGATCTCGTGGATCATTACTGACCCACGGCAGTGGGGTTGTCGAGGCTGTCCGACCCTTCGACCGTGATCTTGAGACCAAGTGCCGCAACGGCCGCCTCGACTGCGCGGGCCTGGCCGACCAGGCCGGTCACGACGTCGTCGACGATCTTGTTGCCGGCCGCATTGTCTGGGCCGATCATCTGGTCATAGGCTTGCCCGCCACTGTCGGCGGTGTCCTTCAGCACCTGCATCGCCTTGCTGGTATCGGCTAGAGCCGCCACGACCCGGTCATTGACCGCTGCATCCTTGGCCGCCACCAGATCCTTGACGCTGGCGCCGGTCACAACCGTACCGTCGAGGCGGGTATAGCTGCCATTGTAGATATCGACCATGCCGACCTGGTCGTAAAAGTGCGAGTTATGGGTATTGTCGCTGAAGCAGTCATGCTCCTCTTCCGGATCATGCAGCATCAGGCCGAGCTTGGTGCGCTCGCCGGCGAGTTCGCCGTAAGAGAGGCTGCCAAGGCCGGTGAGGATGCCGGCAATGCCTTCCTTCTTGTCGCCCGACAACAGACGCTGGCGGGCAGCGCCGCCTTCGGTCCAGATGGCATGCATCTGACCAAGATCATCGATCAACAATTCGGTCGCTGCCTTGAGGTAGGCGGCGCGGCGGTCGCAATTGCCATTGGTGCAGTTGGCGGTATCGAAATCCGTGGCCGGGCGGTTGCCGGCGCCCGGACCGGTGCCGTTGAGATCCTGGCCCCAGAGCAGGAACTCGATGGCGTGGTAGCCGATGGCGACATTGGCCTCGTTCTCGCCCACTTCCTGCAGCGACTGCAGCAGCTTCTTGTCGATGACCGTCGCATCAACCTTGTCGGCGCCGATCTGCAGTTCCTTATTGGCAACCACATTCAATGTGTAGAACGGGTTGCTGTCTGAGGTCGCGCCATAGGACGTGGCATCGACATAGTCGATGAGGCCTTCGTCGAGCGGCCATGCGTTGACCAAACCCTCGAGATCGTCGACTTCGGGATTGCCGAAACGGAACACTTCGGTGCGCATATAGCTCGGGCGGGCATCGATCCAGGCCTGGCGCGCGGCCTTGAGATTGGCGTCGGTCGGCTGTGCAATGAGCTTGTCGACCGCGCCCTGCAGGTTCTCGGCGGTTGAAATGGCATCGCCGAACATCGCTTCGGCGATATTGGCATAGTTCGTCAGGACAGCCGCTTCGTCCGGTGCCTTGGCGTTGGCACAACCGGCCGCGAACAGGCCGAGTCCGATCAAAATCGCCGAACCTGCAAACATCTTCTGCCGTGTGGTCATTAGCCCCTCTTGGATCTGAGAATGGAAATGCGACGCATGTGCAGGTTCCTAGCCCAACCCGAGATAGTTTGCAACTCATTCGCATTTACAGGGGTTGGCGCCGAGAGGCGCCGGATCAGGCGGCTTTGGCTTCCTTGGCCTGGATCGCCGTCATGCGTTCGATTTCCATCCAGGAACTACGAACCACGGAATCTGCCTCAGGACTGCTTTCCTTGCGCATATAGTCGCGCAGGCCGCGATGGAAGCTGCGGATGTATTTATCCACCTCCATCTTGTTGCGGCGCAGGAAATCGCGGCGGAACAGAATGCGCTTGATGAGGTCGAGGGACATGTCCTCGTCCTGGACGGAACTGACGATGGCAAAGGCAGCGCTCACCAGGGCGAATCGCTGTGCCGCCTCGTTCTGCATGTCATAGAGCGCATCGAGCGTGTGGGCCTCCTGCTTGGCCTCTTTCTCAGCAATCAGCAGGCTTTGTTCGGGGCTGCTCTGGGGAATATCACGCAGGCGCTCATTGTATTCGAACTCAAGCTCCATCACGGCGTGCTCTGCCCGCTTCACTTCTTCATAAGCGAGGTCGAGTTCCGCCTTGGCCTCTTCGATGAGATGGTGCCGTCTGATCGCCAATCGGGGCCGCTCCTATACGCCGGACAGACCCGGTCAATCGGGCCACCCGCAGCATGGCGCAAACCTTGTTAAGGTGAGGTTAAGCCCCTGAACAGGAT
This genomic interval from Rhodospirillaceae bacterium contains the following:
- a CDS encoding peptidase gives rise to the protein MTTRQKMFAGSAILIGLGLFAAGCANAKAPDEAAVLTNYANIAEAMFGDAISTAENLQGAVDKLIAQPTDANLKAARQAWIDARPSYMRTEVFRFGNPEVDDLEGLVNAWPLDEGLIDYVDATSYGATSDSNPFYTLNVVANKELQIGADKVDATVIDKKLLQSLQEVGENEANVAIGYHAIEFLLWGQDLNGTGPGAGNRPATDFDTANCTNGNCDRRAAYLKAATELLIDDLGQMHAIWTEGGAARQRLLSGDKKEGIAGILTGLGSLSYGELAGERTKLGLMLHDPEEEHDCFSDNTHNSHFYDQVGMVDIYNGSYTRLDGTVVTGASVKDLVAAKDAAVNDRVVAALADTSKAMQVLKDTADSGGQAYDQMIGPDNAAGNKIVDDVVTGLVGQARAVEAAVAALGLKITVEGSDSLDNPTAVGQ